The Methylotenera sp. G11 genome includes a window with the following:
- a CDS encoding Rne/Rng family ribonuclease: MKRMLFNATQSEELRVAIVDGQKLIDLDIEHAGKEQRKSNIYKGVITRIEPSLEAAFVDYGQDRHGFLPFKEVARSYYKEGADSRARIQDALKEGQEIIVQVDKDERGNKGAALTTFISLAGRYLVLMPNNPRGGGVSRRIEGEDRDELRDVLAKLEVPKGMSIIARTAGIGRSVEELQWDLNYLTQLWTAIDGASAMQPGAYLIYQEGSLVIRAIRDYFSSDIGEILIDTPDIHEQAVQFMNHVMPGNVARVKLYQDEIPLFTRFQIEHQIESAFAREVRLPSGGAIVIDHTEALVSVDVNSGRATRGSDIEQTALNTNLEAAEEVARQLRLRDLGGLVVIDFIDMESQRNQREVENALRDALHLDRARVQTGKISRFGLLELSRQRLRPSLGETNHIPCPRCHGTGHIRGIESTALHILRITQEDAMKENSAIIQVQLPVEVATFLLNEKRADIHKIEQRMGVEVVLIPNIHLETPNYNIMRIKHDDVNQDNNRASYNMVELPTETTYVAHAAEEAKAAKPVAAVKGITPAAPAPIVAEKVEPKLSLFARIKNFFTSASKAKEEKSEEKTGESRRDNNRGRNRNRNRNERSRGERSEKNAAQDRPNRNPEAKAQEQRPAENKAQEQRQPRPQQQRNEQQRQEPQRNQQANVAAANVTNEGAANETAEQRSERSGRRNRNNRRGRRDRDENAARDSNRPFVPNEEITANQANVTVEVPSQAEAKAESAAPAPVEKALASESPAEVKAVVTGSETPSQETAPAAESKKARPAKNAAKKAPANNAASDEKTEAKAEPAGETAEIATDAVEKAAKGDKKRPARPRKAKTESAPVDLAAAGLQLVETKADAAKVVAPVTEEKPRAPRRAASWQKQATETAATEPLVMVETQNK, translated from the coding sequence ATGAAACGCATGTTATTTAATGCAACGCAGTCGGAAGAATTACGCGTTGCGATCGTAGATGGTCAGAAACTCATCGACCTGGATATTGAACACGCCGGTAAAGAACAGCGCAAAAGCAATATCTACAAAGGCGTCATCACCCGCATAGAACCATCATTAGAAGCGGCTTTTGTCGATTACGGACAAGATCGCCACGGCTTTTTGCCATTCAAGGAAGTCGCCCGCAGCTACTATAAAGAGGGTGCCGACAGCCGCGCCCGCATTCAGGATGCCTTAAAAGAAGGTCAGGAAATCATCGTTCAGGTCGATAAGGACGAACGCGGCAACAAAGGCGCCGCGCTCACCACCTTTATCTCACTGGCTGGTCGCTACCTGGTGCTGATGCCAAACAATCCGCGCGGAGGCGGTGTATCACGCCGTATCGAAGGTGAAGACCGCGACGAACTGCGTGACGTATTAGCCAAACTTGAAGTGCCTAAAGGCATGAGCATCATTGCACGCACCGCCGGCATTGGTCGCAGCGTTGAAGAACTGCAATGGGACCTCAACTACCTGACGCAATTATGGACAGCCATCGATGGCGCTTCAGCCATGCAGCCGGGCGCATACTTGATCTATCAGGAAGGCAGCCTGGTAATCCGTGCGATCCGCGACTACTTCAGCTCAGACATCGGCGAAATCCTGATCGATACGCCGGACATCCACGAGCAGGCTGTACAGTTCATGAACCACGTGATGCCAGGCAATGTGGCGCGCGTAAAACTGTATCAGGATGAAATCCCGCTGTTCACACGTTTCCAGATCGAACACCAGATTGAATCCGCTTTCGCACGTGAAGTACGTCTGCCGTCAGGCGGCGCAATCGTAATCGACCACACGGAAGCCCTGGTTTCTGTTGACGTCAACTCAGGCCGCGCAACCCGTGGCAGCGACATTGAACAAACCGCATTGAATACCAACCTGGAAGCCGCTGAAGAAGTCGCTCGCCAACTGCGCCTGCGCGACCTGGGCGGCCTGGTTGTCATCGATTTTATCGACATGGAAAGCCAACGCAACCAGCGTGAAGTTGAAAACGCCCTGCGTGACGCCCTGCATTTGGATCGCGCCCGTGTGCAAACCGGCAAGATCTCGCGCTTCGGCCTGCTGGAACTATCACGCCAGCGTCTGCGTCCGAGCCTTGGTGAAACCAACCATATCCCATGCCCACGCTGCCATGGCACTGGCCATATCCGTGGTATTGAATCAACGGCACTGCACATTCTGCGTATCACGCAGGAAGATGCAATGAAAGAAAACAGCGCAATTATCCAGGTGCAATTGCCGGTTGAAGTGGCAACCTTCCTGCTTAATGAAAAACGTGCAGACATTCATAAAATCGAACAGCGCATGGGTGTAGAAGTCGTATTGATTCCTAACATCCATCTTGAGACACCTAACTACAACATCATGCGCATTAAACATGATGATGTTAACCAGGATAACAACCGCGCCAGCTACAACATGGTAGAACTGCCGACGGAAACCACTTATGTGGCACATGCAGCCGAAGAAGCCAAGGCGGCAAAACCCGTAGCTGCGGTAAAAGGCATTACCCCGGCAGCACCGGCACCGATTGTTGCCGAAAAGGTTGAACCTAAGCTTTCACTGTTTGCCCGCATTAAGAACTTCTTTACCTCAGCAAGCAAGGCTAAAGAAGAAAAATCTGAAGAGAAAACCGGTGAATCACGCCGAGATAACAACCGTGGCCGCAATCGCAACCGTAACCGCAACGAACGTAGCCGTGGTGAACGCAGCGAGAAAAATGCAGCACAAGACCGCCCGAACCGCAACCCGGAAGCAAAAGCGCAAGAACAACGCCCTGCTGAGAACAAGGCACAGGAACAACGTCAGCCTAGACCACAGCAGCAGCGTAATGAGCAGCAACGCCAGGAACCCCAACGCAACCAGCAGGCAAACGTAGCAGCTGCAAATGTGACCAATGAAGGCGCAGCTAACGAAACTGCTGAGCAGCGCTCTGAGCGCAGCGGCCGCCGTAACCGCAACAATCGCCGTGGCCGCCGTGACCGTGATGAGAATGCAGCACGCGACAGCAATCGTCCTTTTGTCCCTAATGAAGAGATTACTGCAAATCAGGCTAACGTCACTGTCGAGGTACCAAGCCAGGCAGAAGCCAAAGCTGAAAGCGCTGCGCCAGCTCCGGTTGAAAAAGCCCTTGCATCAGAATCACCTGCAGAGGTAAAGGCCGTTGTTACAGGCAGTGAGACGCCTAGCCAGGAAACTGCACCAGCAGCTGAATCCAAAAAAGCCAGGCCGGCAAAAAACGCTGCTAAAAAAGCACCGGCAAACAATGCAGCCTCAGATGAAAAAACGGAAGCTAAAGCAGAGCCTGCTGGTGAAACGGCTGAAATAGCTACCGATGCTGTTGAAAAAGCGGCAAAAGGAGATAAAAAACGCCCTGCCCGTCCACGCAAAGCTAAAACGGAATCAGCCCCGGTAGACTTGGCAGCAGCAGGCCTGCAGCTGGTGGAAACCAAAGCTGATGCTGCAAAAGTGGTTGCTCCGGTTACTGAAGAAAAACCTCGCGCCCCCCGCAGGGCTGCCTCATGGCAGAAACAGGCCACCGAAACAGCAGCAACTGAACCTTTGGTGATGGTTGAAACACAAAATAAGTAA
- a CDS encoding bifunctional GNAT family N-acetyltransferase/nucleoside diphosphate kinase regulator produces the protein MSKPFISLCPEITRADALKLMDWLEDECVTRYLSDSRHVSRFIEQVIGRVQLPILTHLFNQGGRFFMAYDQHDVPVGFVRLVKTGTDCEMVLVIGNRDSWGRKLGASTIREGMKLAFFEMRADKLIAKIHVENIRSLRAFERCGFLLESQMPSMKSFTMTSERYLRLLRESSADHDSGIQITEIDKARLTNLLALEHPSAVFELEHEIERAIIVDSYQVAQDVVTMNSRALVQLDDEEVEVAVVYPEEADCSDGKLSVCSDIGTAILGYKEGDAFDWRITNRTRHIRIGKVLYQPEAAGDFHL, from the coding sequence ATGAGTAAGCCTTTCATTTCCCTGTGTCCCGAGATCACTAGGGCAGACGCGCTCAAGCTCATGGACTGGTTAGAAGACGAGTGCGTCACCCGCTACCTGAGCGATTCGCGCCATGTCTCCCGGTTCATCGAACAGGTTATCGGACGGGTCCAATTGCCTATCCTGACCCATCTGTTCAACCAGGGCGGTCGGTTCTTCATGGCCTACGACCAGCATGACGTGCCTGTGGGGTTCGTACGCCTCGTCAAGACAGGCACGGACTGCGAAATGGTCCTGGTCATCGGCAACCGCGACTCTTGGGGGCGAAAGCTCGGGGCCAGCACCATCCGCGAAGGCATGAAGCTCGCGTTCTTCGAAATGCGGGCCGATAAGCTCATTGCCAAGATCCACGTGGAAAACATACGCTCGCTGAGGGCTTTCGAGCGCTGCGGCTTCCTGCTTGAAAGTCAGATGCCTAGCATGAAGTCCTTCACCATGACCTCTGAGCGTTATCTTCGGCTCTTGCGCGAAAGTTCTGCGGATCATGACAGCGGCATCCAGATCACCGAAATCGACAAAGCACGGCTCACGAACCTGCTCGCGCTCGAACATCCCTCGGCTGTTTTCGAACTTGAGCATGAGATCGAGCGAGCCATCATTGTCGATTCGTACCAAGTGGCGCAGGATGTCGTCACGATGAACTCCAGGGCCCTAGTGCAGTTGGACGACGAGGAAGTGGAAGTCGCCGTGGTCTACCCAGAGGAAGCGGATTGCAGTGACGGGAAACTGTCGGTTTGCTCAGATATTGGTACCGCGATACTGGGCTACAAGGAGGGCGATGCCTTCGACTGGCGCATAACGAACCGTACCCGCCATATTCGGATTGGGAAAGTGCTTTATCAGCCGGAGGCCGCAGGCGATTTTCACCTATAG
- a CDS encoding Rieske (2Fe-2S) protein → MHNLPGMDIDVDSVVLNSADLEDGGKGLRFALPALGQNVTGFVVRYKGKPYAYVNQCAHVSVELDWNQGEFFTAQQDFLICATHGAHYRPDNGFCVMGPCKGKSLKPLKAIEQNGQIIINITSAI, encoded by the coding sequence ATGCATAATTTACCAGGCATGGATATTGATGTGGATTCAGTGGTTTTAAACAGCGCAGACCTCGAGGATGGCGGTAAAGGCCTGCGTTTTGCGCTACCGGCCTTGGGGCAGAATGTGACGGGGTTTGTTGTCCGGTATAAAGGTAAGCCTTATGCTTACGTAAACCAGTGTGCGCATGTTTCGGTGGAGCTGGATTGGAATCAGGGTGAGTTTTTCACTGCGCAGCAAGACTTTCTGATCTGTGCAACACATGGCGCGCATTATCGTCCGGACAACGGGTTTTGTGTCATGGGGCCGTGCAAAGGAAAAAGCTTGAAGCCATTGAAAGCCATTGAACAAAATGGCCAAATTATCATCAACATCACATCCGCTATTTAA
- a CDS encoding HAD-IA family hydrolase, producing the protein MVKQYDLIVWDWDGTLADSTGMITRAIIKAAEQAGLPPLTAQAASSIIGLGLRESIDTLYPGISDTQAKVLATQYNVNYFAGESDIPLFAGAADTIRALNRRGFKLAVATGKSRRGLNLALEHTQLRNFFHATRTVDECFSKPHPQMLDELMDDLVVLPERTLMIGDTSYDLQMAKNAGVQSIGVSYGAQSADAWQDLSPVQQFDDFNALSQWLLEYA; encoded by the coding sequence ATGGTAAAGCAGTATGATTTGATCGTGTGGGATTGGGATGGCACGCTCGCCGATTCAACCGGCATGATCACAAGGGCAATTATCAAGGCGGCAGAGCAGGCGGGCCTGCCACCGTTAACAGCGCAGGCAGCCAGCAGCATTATTGGCTTAGGCCTGCGCGAGTCGATTGATACCTTGTATCCCGGCATTTCTGACACGCAGGCCAAGGTGCTGGCCACGCAGTACAATGTGAATTATTTTGCAGGCGAGAGCGACATTCCATTGTTTGCCGGTGCTGCGGATACGATCAGGGCACTGAACCGGCGTGGTTTCAAATTGGCCGTGGCTACCGGAAAAAGCCGCCGCGGGCTTAATCTTGCCCTGGAGCACACACAATTGCGCAATTTCTTTCATGCGACCAGAACCGTGGATGAGTGTTTTTCAAAACCGCATCCGCAGATGCTGGATGAACTCATGGATGACCTGGTTGTACTGCCGGAACGCACCTTGATGATTGGCGACACCAGTTATGATCTGCAAATGGCAAAAAATGCCGGTGTACAGTCTATCGGCGTGAGCTATGGCGCCCAATCGGCTGATGCCTGGCAGGATTTGAGCCCGGTTCAGCAATTTGATGATTTTAATGCATTAAGTCAGTGGCTGCTTGAATATGCATAA
- a CDS encoding dodecin encodes MSAHTYKVIELVGSSPISSDDAIQTAITKASLTLKHLNWFEVIETRGHIVDGKVAHFQVTIKVGFRIEE; translated from the coding sequence ATGTCAGCACATACTTATAAAGTGATCGAACTGGTAGGTTCTTCCCCCATCAGCTCAGATGACGCAATCCAGACAGCCATCACCAAGGCATCGCTTACACTGAAGCACCTGAACTGGTTTGAAGTCATAGAAACGCGCGGCCACATTGTGGACGGTAAAGTCGCCCACTTTCAAGTCACGATTAAAGTAGGCTTTAGAATAGAAGAATAA
- a CDS encoding O-antigen ligase family protein, with product MIAILLASSLHHDLLKQIKYVGILILFYFAVSRLDVSNLKDVWRVAWFFLAITFAYILINMLLKSQTNEYGLGQRLSHLSGKISNPIFVTDFMAIMLAAITALSLKLQKFRSLILAHFLVLLFSLLVLQSRSIIPVWIAILGLTILDIRLVNGQYKYIMVSLLLLLAFITAFILMNTDIGAAILQRGDSYRLEIWSAYIAAARECGVVVGCGNLDKFQFIAKDGLRISHAHNIFIAYFFKYGLIGLIPLLSVVVWAVYYGLKKIPWAAWMLIAGVVSLSFDGNNILKRANETWLIFHLPLAIILAAYFEGL from the coding sequence ATGATCGCAATCCTGCTTGCCAGTTCACTGCATCATGACCTGCTAAAGCAAATCAAGTATGTCGGGATACTGATCCTGTTTTACTTTGCGGTAAGCAGGCTGGATGTCTCGAACCTTAAGGATGTCTGGAGAGTTGCCTGGTTTTTCCTGGCAATCACATTTGCTTATATACTCATTAATATGTTGCTGAAAAGCCAAACAAATGAATATGGCTTAGGCCAGCGGCTGAGTCATTTAAGCGGAAAGATCAGTAATCCGATATTTGTAACAGACTTTATGGCAATCATGCTGGCCGCAATTACGGCATTAAGCCTGAAACTTCAGAAATTCAGATCATTAATATTGGCTCATTTTCTTGTGCTTTTATTCAGCCTGCTGGTATTGCAGTCGCGTAGCATTATCCCGGTATGGATTGCGATTCTGGGGCTCACCATATTGGATATTCGATTGGTGAATGGTCAGTATAAATACATCATGGTCAGCCTGCTTTTATTATTGGCGTTTATAACGGCTTTCATCCTGATGAACACAGATATCGGAGCTGCAATATTACAAAGAGGCGATAGTTACAGGCTGGAAATATGGAGCGCTTATATCGCAGCTGCACGTGAGTGCGGGGTCGTTGTTGGCTGTGGCAACCTTGACAAATTCCAGTTCATTGCTAAAGATGGATTACGTATCTCGCACGCACACAATATTTTCATAGCCTATTTCTTTAAATATGGATTGATAGGGCTGATTCCATTATTGTCAGTGGTTGTTTGGGCCGTTTATTATGGTTTAAAAAAAATACCCTGGGCTGCCTGGATGTTGATTGCAGGCGTCGTGAGCTTATCTTTTGACGGAAACAATATATTGAAAAGAGCGAATGAAACCTGGTTAATATTTCATTTGCCGCTAGCCATAATATTGGCCGCTTATTTCGAAGGGCTTTGA
- a CDS encoding RluA family pseudouridine synthase, with amino-acid sequence MNNLITENQGGKISKVSESAAAFLTVDEASEGQRVDNFLTKTLKGVPKSHVYRILRSGEVRVNKKRIDADFRLSLGDVVRVPPVRATIAEKPEGAVPAASKFENAIIYEDDAMLVIDKAAGFAVHGGSGVSRGVIEQLRMERPKAKFLELVHRLDRETSGVLMLAKKRSALVALHEAIRNNQTDKRYLMLVQGEWLEQKKRVVLDLQKYVLPNGERRVNVVTDASKDKFGERQTSETMFRLIKNYSHPIIGKYSLLEAQLVTGRTHQLRVQLSHLGFPIVGDDKYGDFALNKALVKHGLKRMFLHSSVTKIRHPLTQEKLELVAPMPTELGKFLKNLEKE; translated from the coding sequence ATGAACAATTTAATTACAGAAAATCAAGGCGGTAAAATTTCTAAAGTCAGTGAATCGGCTGCGGCATTCCTGACTGTTGATGAGGCTAGCGAAGGTCAGCGCGTTGATAATTTTTTGACCAAGACCTTAAAAGGCGTGCCGAAAAGCCACGTTTACCGCATTTTGCGCAGCGGCGAAGTGCGCGTGAATAAAAAACGCATAGATGCAGACTTTCGCCTGAGCCTGGGCGATGTTGTGCGGGTACCACCAGTCCGGGCAACCATCGCAGAGAAACCTGAAGGCGCAGTACCTGCTGCTTCAAAGTTTGAAAACGCAATCATTTACGAAGATGATGCGATGCTGGTCATTGATAAAGCGGCCGGTTTTGCTGTTCATGGCGGCAGCGGTGTCAGCCGTGGCGTGATCGAGCAGTTGCGTATGGAACGGCCAAAAGCCAAGTTCCTGGAACTGGTGCATAGGCTGGATCGCGAAACTTCAGGCGTGCTGATGCTAGCCAAAAAACGAAGTGCGCTCGTTGCCTTGCATGAGGCGATCCGCAATAACCAGACTGACAAACGTTATTTGATGTTGGTGCAAGGTGAATGGCTGGAGCAGAAAAAACGTGTAGTGCTGGATTTGCAGAAATATGTTCTGCCAAATGGTGAGCGCAGGGTGAACGTGGTGACTGATGCCAGCAAAGATAAATTCGGTGAACGCCAGACTTCAGAAACCATGTTCCGCTTGATAAAGAACTATAGCCACCCCATTATAGGTAAGTACTCCCTGCTGGAGGCACAATTAGTGACAGGCCGCACCCATCAGCTGCGGGTACAATTGTCGCATTTGGGTTTTCCGATTGTTGGAGATGATAAATACGGTGATTTTGCATTGAATAAGGCGCTTGTAAAACATGGCCTTAAACGCATGTTCCTGCATTCGTCAGTAACAAAAATCAGGCATCCGCTCACACAGGAGAAGCTGGAGCTGGTCGCGCCTATGCCGACAGAGTTGGGTAAGTTTCTGAAGAATTTAGAGAAAGAATAA